TTGCAAGTGCAAGAACCACAGGTGGGTTCCTACAAAAGTCCATGTATAAAGTCAAGGATAAACAGCTAAATAGTAAGAACCCCCAAGCCTCGGACTAGAAACTTTTTGGCTCACCTCATCTAAACAACAATTTAATTATGTGTCAAGCATTCTATGTATCACCTATTAAGCACTCAAGAAATTACCAATACTCGTAATTCATGCTTCTCGACTCATCAAAACTTACCTAGTTAGCCAGCTTGAAATAGCTAATAAAGTGTAAACCGCAGATCCAACAACTAGACTAGAGGCCAACTACAAATCTAGGATGCTATCGAAATTTAAACAAGCTGCCATGTGTGCTTACCCTAGACCATTTTTTAACCGTTGACACCAAACCCAAATATACTTACTGCAACTAGCATATAATTCTGAAGCAAACAAAGAAACAAGAAGCTAGATTAATGCATGAAACTCCTCAATAGAAAGACAAATTAAAACATAACCATGCACATATAAAAATTGGATAAGCACAATTCTAAAATCAAGAAATGAAAGGTTTGTAAAGGCACTACCAGGCATCTTCTGACCCAATCCAAGCGAAACAGCAAGCTTAGGCATTTGCTTCCTCCACGCCGACCCAACAACAAGCTTCctatacaaatcaagatcctcATTCTTCACAATCCCGAAAGTAACCAAATGCTGCAAAAACGTATGCACATCAGGCGTCTTAACATTCTCAATCCCCCCACGCTGCTCCAAACTTTTCTTCCACTCCTCTGCAATTTTCCCAGCATTTTCCTTCACTTTCGGAGTCACCAACATCCTCTTATCCCCTAATATCGGATCGACAACAACCGGAATCAACGATTCCAACACCATAACACAAGCCCAACCCAAATCATTTAACCTCTCACTCTTATTCTCCCTCTTATCCTCCGGAAACACTCCCGATATAGTTTCGAGTACAAATCTAGCCGGATCAATACAATCAGCTAACGCTACCGGTATTTTCGCCCGTATCGAATCCAATTCCTTCTTTCTAGTAGTAATAAACTTCCAAAACCCTAACGAATCCATCCTAGTACAAAACCTCCTCAGCCTCAACAACAGCCCTTCAGAATCATCAACAACCGCCACGTCATCAGAACTTtcaccatcatcatcatcaaGACTTAACGCAGCGGCTTTGCGCTTTTCCACAGTTTCGAAAGCAACAGACATGGATTTGACGAGACTGAGTTCACGGCTCTCGAGATTCTTCAAACTCAGTGAAGTCTCCGAGTCGAGCTTATCGAGTTTGGACTTAATCGCTTCAGATTTCATCTTGAGATCGTTCTCGAGAGCTGTGAAATGATCGGAGAGTTCTTTCCAGAGCAGCGTGCAGCTGGTCATCAGTGAGGTTTGCCGCTGGAAATCGTCGAAACTCGGTGGCGGCGCCTGAGTCAACTCGCCGGGATCGGCGATCGAAGCCATCGTGAAACAAAATGAAACCctagagagagagaggagagagagagatttaAAGAGAGAGAGTGTTGAATGAAAAGAGAGATTAATATGAGAGAGAGAGTTAGAGAGAGAGAATGTGTGTTTTGTAGAGAGAGATTAAAGTAGAGTTGAATGAAGACAGGAGGGAGTGAGGACGTGGATAAGATGTAGCGCGCCACGTGTGATGTTTTCTGACATAAAGGTGGGCAACGCTAAGTTGAGCTTGGGGTGTGTAGGTTAAGAAGTAGTGAGATTGGCTGTCCAAATTGGAGAAGTGGTGTGTATGATGTAGGAGTGTGTATTATCTATTATGTGTGTAATAAGATTCCCATATTTACTGCTTAACTAATTGGTTGTCAGGAACATGATTAACTTGTTCAGGAATGTACCCCTTAATTATTGTAAATTCCCATGTCATATTTTAATCTCTATTCTTAATGTACCCCTTAATTATTGTAAATTCCCATGTCCTATTTTAATCTCTATTCTTATTCTTTTCCAACTGCAGAATAAACTAAGATACAGTTTATATTTATGGTGAATATTATATTCTTtttttatttgtgtttttgacTTTTACACATATTTCAAGGTGTTTTGTCCGGCTAGTTAGAATTATCATTTATAAAAAATTTCCTTTATAAATAAAATTAGACAACTTATATTTCAATtcacaaaaaaaaaatcatatttctaaCTAACCGATTAAAACATATTGAAATGTGTGCAAAAATCAAAACGACAAATAAAAAAACAGAGGAAGTAGTTATTACGTTTTAAGACACTTATGTCGTTTCATCTTTCGAGTTCGTGACCGAGAACTTATTAATTCGATTTTTTTTATAGTAGGGAACCCTAACCGCTACCCTTGAGGTGCGTAATGGGTAAAACCCACAAGATCGCACAATAGTCTACGAACCACGTGAATCAGCGTAAACTGCACTTAAGCGACTCTGATTCATGAGCCAAAATCATAAATTCTCCCCGTGGGATTTGATCAAGAGTATAATTATACATTCTTTAAACCCTTGCGGGCAAATTCGATTTTCGTATCTAATGTACCGGAGATTTGAGATTATGTTaggaaaaaaatcattttattggACGAAGATACAATTcaaagaaaaatatatttatatttatttatttttattatagcGAACCTTCAGCCGCTATCCATCATGTGTGCATTGGATAAACCCATGTACTCACACAATAACCTGCAAAGCACGTGAAAAAAAAACTATAAACATGTATTTTTTAAACTTACCCGAATTAGTAAACTGAAATCAGTACTAATTCCTGAACCAATACTTTTAGTGATTCTCGTAGacataattagtgatttatcgtCGAAACATATCAAATAAGGTATTCATACTGATTGTTGGATGATGTAGAAAATTATAGTGAAGTTAGATTTTAAAAAAAGTTCACTAATTGACGggaaaaattcaattaaaaatggTGGGAATTATGTGTAAATGTGTGTGGGAGGTGAAGTTTgtagtttgtattttaatttagtttgtattGGAGTAAGACTCATATATATGTGCGCTACTTCTGTTTAGGGTCCGTTTGACGATTCCGTTAAGTGGGCTTATTGGATTATAAGCCCGTAACAGCTtattgacgagtgtttgtcgaactagtttataagttgaatttacaacttataagctgataagttaaatgttggtaacgacgtactttttcacAACTTATttatgatttttcatttttttatcaattttaattttagaatatatttttttaatgttaatataacttaaaatataagaattaagataattatatataaaaattatttattttaattcatttaaataaaaacaattctgacttataagttaaattatccaagtcttatataacttataagtatttattaaCTTATCACTTATTATTCACTTATTCACTTTAAGTCATAatttacttattttaagatttcccaaacgggcacttAATAAACTGCTAATATTCACTTATTTACATACTTccacttattttaaaatagtTTTCACTTCAAAAATTGATTAATTTGTACATTTCAACTtgaaatataatttttgaataatttgaCAAAACTATcctataatttatatttttaaaattaacttTACTTCACAAATGGAATTCCTTGTCAGTTCTACGTGAAATACTTGTTTGGCCGAGGGTTAACTCTAATTTAtatcattaaaatcaactttgttccataattatatttctaataatataataaatattgaTATAAGTATTTTCTAGTTAGCATTAATTAACTAATACgcatatttttgaaaataaattacTATTTTGGAATGGAAAGACTAATATGTTTACGATGCGAGAGTCATGTTTACGATGCAGGATACAATTGCCAAAAAAAGAATTATGCACCACAAATTGTTGCTACCATGCATAAAATTAATTTCAGGTTGTCCAGTAATCTTACTAGAATTATGATATTGACAGGTGTAGTTATTGAAAAATATacggatttaaaaaaaaaaaaaaaggtcTATCTCAACTTTATATAAAGCAGAAAATTTGGCAACATGCACAGGATGGCGTTCCATAAATCCAAATGTTAAGGGGTCAACTTTAACATAGTTCCAAATATATACAAATATGCAAATTATGAATCGGCTTAAATATGTACAGGTATTCACTTATACAGCAATCAGGGTAATATTTTAATTCATTTTTGCTAAGAAGATAGAAACAACGTACAGGTATCAGTCGAAGTGATTAGTAATGAAAATCTAAATCGCAGGTGAACGTAAAATATCAGTGGGACTTGTACTACTTTATAAAGACCAAATATGCATATCAAATAGGAACTCGAATTTAGGATACATTTCGCAGACGAATCAGATAAAAATATCTTTCTATACGTAAACTTGAAAATTACGATATGTTAGGCAAGTAGATAAATAGATGGATGGGATTTGATGAGGAGGTGGGGTAAATGCGAGATGACGTGGGGTTGGTTAATTGACATTTGCCAACCGGTAAATGTCACCTTATGTCCTTTTACCAGGTTTGCAAGTACTATTTGAATGTCACGAAAAAGCCCGCACACGAAAACATGGCCCGTCCGTCTCTCCCATAATCCGATTCGATCGAAATGACTGAATAGTAAATACGTTCCGAAAAAGCGAGGCCAGTTTATTTTTTTTTcccaaatttaaaaaaaattaagatgttttaatttgggtgttgatatctgaaaaaattaggatgttttaatttttaattatccagaattaaatatagataattttgatatttttctgataatttttgaattattatatgattttataagatttataggattaataattattatttttatgtaattataaaattactttttagaattaaaaatcgtcccacttcaatcgaaccgatatgtaaatgtacttatcgaattattaaataaataaaatatgtgatgagTCTGCTAACTGTGTGTTGCCTTATTGTTAATTTTGGGTAATTATTGGATACGAACCTTATTTATGTAACTAATTATTGAATTGTATGgcattattttatttttaaaatgattttattgaatatttattcttataaatgctaaaattgtttctaaaactATTTTggttgctttataattttatttattatttttaggagttacaaaaatttagaaatcaatattttattgattatttatctttaaatgattttctgaattcatttaattgtaaaatccgtatttaattcgagaattcttcaaaaatcatgaaactcatattttatgtagtttataatattatgagaattttaaaatttattttggaaatttttgggattattTTCACCCGCGCGCTGATTCGTTTAATTATTAAAAACGGGTATAAGTCGtgtttcaaatattattttaaaattttgaaatttacgTTTTAaataacttcgggatatttttaaaattttaagattaATTTGGTGATTTTTCGCATTTATTTTAAGTATAGCTCGAGTCGTTAATTTGTAAAATACGGAACCAAACCGGGTATATAATTAAGCGAGGACACGTGTATTATAGTTATAGGGTTGAATCAATATCAGGTTTTTACAGATAAATGACAAAAACTTTACAATGGATTGGGGATAGGAAAAAAATCAATTTCTCTGATTCTCTCTCAAACTCCCTTCTCTCGTCCTCTCGATCAATCTCTCTGAgtctctctctcgtctctcttGATTTCTCACTGCCTCTCTCCTCATTGTTCTCTCCTGTTCTTCATGCCGCCGCCGCGGTTCTGTTGCTCCGGCCGCCTTTTTCCGTTTTCCATCCACGGTTCTTGgttttgatttggttttgttgtTTAACGTATATACATATACATGTATGTGTAGTATGTATGTGTGTTTGTTGTGATTGTTTCCTGGTCTGTGTTCGTTTCCGGTTGCCGCCGGGTTATTTTCCAGCCAGGTGACCGGAGGCGTGTTGCCTTTTGTTGCTTCGGTTCTGTGTTATTGTAAATTGATTCGAGTGTATTTTCCTTCGAATACTCTCTTGATTTGTCTGAATTGTGGTTCATGATTTCTTGATGAAATTATTTGATTGTTATTTTCTATTCATTCggaataattataaaaaaattcgaATGAATTTTGGTGATTAATCGAATAGTTATTTTCAATTATTTAAGAATTTAATCGGCATAACTCATGAATGGAAACCCGAGTAGGGTACCTCCGGGTTTTTGCCGCTGTCAGCAATGATTtcgatgagctgacggtggacaatgatgattaATTCTAAGTCCTAaagtataaataaataaaattaattgtaaaattaattttgaattgaaaagaaaaataaaatacgaataacaataattaataattgaattcgTATCGGTGATTAGGATTGGTGAATTCAGTTATGAATTGGATGATTATGATTGTTGTtaattgtgattgacgtcgaactaattcgacgggtaggccgacGAGATGGCGAACGAGGATATATACTTATATTATATGAACCTAATTATGTGTTGTGGCacgatattttataaataataaattatctTATTACTTTCAAACCaacgagtatacgtactttccgaaaacaaacaccgaaccgaatttcgaagatgtgaaccataattgctatgtgtatttcaataatacatataaatatgagttgggttataaaatcgtatgggtagaagcGATATTGGTGTTATGTTAAGCGagacgattatctgaattagggtatttcgaccctataggtcctagtcggaagacccgaggatCGACATCGAACTAGGATTGATCTAGTGATTAGtcgtcgagatcaacgaagttccaatcgaagggctTGAGTGTTaggatcgtatccaaaatgggatagtagtttgacggtaaagccgaacgttcaagtcgaaccaaagtcatcCAGTATcagcgattaaagcttattaaggcaagtattcctgaactttcttttaaaatactgcaattatttcttcgttcctattctaagttcagaatagttaaatgttttatattttgctgcaattactcttattatgcatgttctttttattattgttcctatattatcgattgctctcttgagcaaatacccattctttcgggttatttgcgaaccctgaattgggatgttttgaattcaaaatgatttgacgtcaaaatactccacgggctggatagtgatgtgtgggattaagtgtTCTTAATCCTAGGGACCGGgatataaccggatccttgagatgggccgtagagcctgggtacccgactggatctatacatgTAGGTATAGATTTGCACTGTAtcatggctgatcagcaggatataggtgcgaactagtgtccagtctaatttgttgttgatcgccattaacggcactCTCTCTagaaagttttatgattccaaaaatcggacaaaaccctgatttaggagatgaatctgggaatcgcttgtcatttttggatttataattaaggGCTGGTAACAACCAACGTTTATTTgctcaactccctcaaataaatagaattgtttaaaaatatttaaagattttgtccggaagttttccTTTGATATCGATATTTGAAActcaattatatacttgctgggcatttttggctcactcttgttttgtaattcttatttcttccaaaAGCAGGAaaagataaaagtgaatagcttgtGATAGACAACAAgagttagagagatctccgctgcgagagaACGAAGATATTAGAAAAAAATAAGGCAAAGGCATTAacataaaggtatttaaacttgtattgtagttgttgtgaattgtagaaggttggattcttgtttcataccataacctgtaaacgatccggattcaaggggttatttgtttattattttattttatgtaaagattgtttaatgacaccaaatcttgaccccggtTTTGGgttgttacaactgtgatggGGTTGGACACTTTACAGGTGACTACAGGAAGCCAAAAGCTGAAAATAAGCAGgccttgatcacaaagaagaaaaattgggaTGATACCTCAGAATCTGATGAAGAtgtcaactatgctctcatgTCAAATGCTGATAGCGAATCTGAGGCTCCTGAGActaaggtacctcaaacaactctAACTTTTGACACTGATGATATCTGTGAATTCAGGTTATTCTTAAAATCTTTGCATATTAGATATAGAGATCAAACTCTTGAAAATGTTAGGAATTAAAATAGAAAATTCTGACTTAAAGAAAAGAAGTGATCACTTAGAAGCTCAATTGATTTCCATGCTAGAAAatcaaaaagaaagagatgatgccttttatcTTAATGATAAATTATTAGAAAAACATGTTTATCTTGAGAAGGAATTGTCTAAAAAAGGGAAATAATTACATTTTGGACTAATTCAGGAAAAACAACTTTGGAAATAATTGAAAGTGATTGTTGGGGGTCAGTTTTAGGATATGCAGACAAACCTAGGACCGAAGATGATAAGGAAAGTGAGTATGAGAATCTTAAACTAGTGAATACTGATAAACAGATTAAAAGCAACAAGTCTAAgataaaacctgttaagtttgatCTAAGTGTTGATGGACTCAAATCAGTAAATAAGAAGGGTTCTACATTAGCATCTAAACCAACCTAAAAAACTAGTAATTGTGAACAAGTTAAGCTAAGTCAGTTAAaattggtttaatgactcagaagcAGCTTAAGCACAAGATGAAAGAAATTAAAATGAAGAACAAGGAAAAACATCGTAGGAAAAAACAGAAATGgtaaggtaggtgttaataaggaTAACAAGTACAAACCAATCCATAATGCACCTAGAAAAGCTTGTTTaaactgtggtagtactaatcatcttgctattgcTTGTGGAAAGAATAAAGGAATAAACATTGTTCCTCATAAATTAGAGTTTAGGAACATGATATTTAGATATAGACCACAACAACCTTGTTTTCATTATGAATGTACATGGCATTCTATTTGCACATGTAAAGAGTATAACAGTTTGTGTTATGACTGTTATGAACTGAATCCCTCTTTGAATAACACTAAAGTTATTTTTGTACGTGTATCTCCTAATATTAAGAATGTTAGAATAAACTCCGATATTAAGTCTTCAGCTGCAATttttaacaaacttaataagtcCAAAAGATCTAaccaagtctgggtccttaaaaatctaACTACTGGCCTATCTGATTGCAGCTAATAGGAAAAATACTCTggtcttggacagtggatgcttaatacatatgacaggaaataaagccctgctattagagtTTAATTAGAAGgatgacccaagtgtttcttatgaagatgaCAACATAAGGATTgctttgggatatggcaagattaaactcgggaatgtcatcattaataaTGTAGCTCTAGTTataggactcaagcataatctgatgagtgtgagtcaaatttgtgataGAGGTTACCACGTAAATTTTTATGACGAGTATTGTGAAATTGTCAACAATTTGAGTGGTAATGTTCGAATGATTGGTTAtagacatggtaacttatatgaagctAGGGTTTCCACAAACATTGATGACTCTGAAATCTATCTTCTAAGTACAACAACCGTGTAAGACAACTGAAATTAGGGGTGTGTACGGCTCGATTCTGTTCGGTTTTTGCCGAAAAATGTTACCAAACTGTATATGTCGGTTCGGTTCAATTTTTAGCTATTAACTGTAACCGAACTGTGCATAACGGTTTTTTTGGTTCGATTAACCGTGGATCGGTTTCGATTTTTTTCGGTTTTTTAAATTTAATTCTTTTCTACCATTTTAATAATATTAAGTCCAAAAATATTACTATaacataaaaatataaatttagaatTGATATGACAgaatttttattataataaaattaccAGCTTATATTTACCCGTACTTATTGCCCTTATGGCACAACAAAAAGGGAGATTATGAGGTTTAGTAAACTAAAGGTAATGTGTCTTTATGCAAAAAAGAAAGATTTATTTCAACATACAGAGATTGTGTGTAGAGAATTCAAGTACAACTTATGTTCTCTTAGATAACATTACAATAACACATATACTGTCTTTATTCTATGCATGAGTATTACAATGGAAGCACGAGAAAATAATACATTTATATATacttattttatattataataattataccATTATCTACTATTATTATACCatcataattataaaaattatattatttataagaGGTTCGATTTTTCGGTTCGGTTATAGGGATAAAACCGTAACCGTTACCAAACCATTCTGTCGGTTCAGTTTAGTTAGGTTTTTCGGTCTGGTTTTGGTTTTTCGGTTTTTGTTTGCTCACCTCTAGCTGGAATTGGCATAGAAGACTTTCTCACTggaacttcaacaatatcaataaacttgtgaagaaagatcttgtaagaggattgtcCAATGCAGTTTTTGCTCCTGTTGGCCCATGTGACTTATGCCAAAAGGCCAAGCTAAGAAAATCATCATTCAAGAGTAAGAATGAATCCTCAATTCTTTAACCATTTTACTTATTACatattgatctttttggtccaggTAATGTAATGTTTATAGCcaagaagagatatgcacttGTCATTATTGATGAATACACTAGGTATACATGGGTATACTTTCTGCATACAAAAGATGAaactccatccattcttcttgaacATGTGAGACAACTGAAAAAAGGATCAACACATACTGCGAAGATAATCAAAAATGATAATgaaactgaattcaagaacaacaTTAGGTACGAATTTTGTAAATACAAGGGGATCAAATAGGAATTTCCTGCGCCTAAAACTCCAtaataaaatggagttgttgaaataAAGAATATGACTCTTATAGAAGTTGCAAGAACCATGCTCGAGGAAGCAAAATTGTCAACCTACTTTTAggttgaggctgtgcaaactgcatATTTCATATAGAATGCAACTCTAATCAACAAGCTTGGAAAGATACTATTTGAAATGGTAAAatgaaagaagccaaatttgaagtaatTTCACATTTTTGGATGCAAATATTTTGTTCTCAAACCTCATCCTGAACATCTTACAAattttgatctaaaagctgataaaggcatttttgttggatatccactgtCAATGGAAActttcagagtttacaatctgagaataGGAGTGGTTATGAAATCTATTCTTGTATCTTCTGATGAAAAAAAGATAATTAGACTAGAAGATGTTGATGATCATGAACAActgaaatttgaaaatgaagtGGAATATGCTAAACATTTAAATCTTGATACTGCAAATCCTGATATCACACTAAACTCCGAAGAGCTATTTTTTAATGGTGATACTTCAAATACTGAAGCACGTGTTGATGGGGAGCAACATGATCAAAATCTGGAGTCGAGTTCAAGTGATACATCTGAAGAAACATCAAGAGATACTTTATCAGACTCTaattcctcaaatactgatgaacCAAATCCTAATAAGTATGGAAGCACCGATTCAGGGGTAGCTTCAAGATATAatggttgtgacgccctcaaccccggggtcaggagttgacgtcactaataacaataataacaattgTAATACAATCCAAATCATTAATTATACATAACTACAAgccctttaccaagaccttttccaggtttaagtatgacttaggttatatCTATTACAAAACCAACCTACTACAAATAATCTgaacaatactatcttaatacaacaactcaatagaccatctttggtctaacacaactacctcagaggagcctgacacggaaggcactggaactctgccctgactaccgcggaagaatctcctaTGCATcagcaatacatatataaaacattctgcaagggtgagcaatcaattactcagcagtaccactatatgaataacaagtaaaatagtttatgataaaacagtgacAGGAATAGAGATTATAGCTCGTTTGCAAAATatggtaaacattcataaactggatattcaaaactagcatacTCCGTAACAATaacatcagtcgtgtgctgtgtataaataccagagttaaatcttagcatgctatttcattttcaaatcatctgtctcaaacaagttgatttgttaaataatttccaaactgaatcaatcaaatctattggacgttcaacgagtgaagatagctgatcagtctaccgGACAGCGACTAACGACCATCCAAAATAAAGAATGTGTTCCAGAACTTGGGAAAATACgagctaggtctttcccccacgctggactaatcggttaaacgGAGCGcccaaccgaattagccacttacacCTACTCtattccaatagatcaactgaattccctttttacCTCTTTccaaattccacgacataggtggatcaaaaccttccacgacataggtggatcaaaatattctctttatccagtttccaaaatcattatcacctatctctttttaaaaccattccgtcacagcacactattcaaaacttctttttattttaatcacgtttagagataggtgctttcagaagttacttttccccaaaacatatttttaaataacatttccaaatacgggggatacgtaacttaaaacgttctgttacattacgagaataaaacaacaactattcatatatactgaaccataaaagtatggtcaggggtacttgccttgtagagctttaACACTATCATTGACTGATCTTGGATCGACTCGAACGTTCGGGCTTTATCACATAATTagtagactatcctggatccgacttcaacgctcagatccttcgcttggaacctcagtgcgcttgtcgactgatcgcTAGATTAACTTTAGTTCGACGTCAACTTTCAGGTCTTCCTACTAAAACCTACAGGcgtcgaaatactctatgttagacgactaggtatgcttgacatatcctcaataacaaacctacccattcgatatcaaatcccgactcgaTACTCATTTACGGAAAACACATATACTCGACGCTTTAGAAGACAGATTGATAGCTAtaatttacaaaatattttatttataattatatataactATATACGTTTGACTGCTATTCTGATAATTTACCGGATACGTTCCTGAAAATCGAACatcgtttcctttgtttatcggactacccgtcgaacaaaaATTGACGTCTCAATCAACAACCACTCCAACAATCAACTCAAATTCATAACCCAATCATAAATACGCAATCCAAATCTCAATACAATCCTTAAATACCAGATAAATATTTCTCGTTTTGAAAATAGTTCTAcgaactaaattaatattttaaaattttaggactcagagccgtgtcatcacagtccatcgcccgctcgtcgaaattcatcacggacggcggtaaaatctgTTGGTACCCGATAAAATCGGGTTTCCGTTACGAGTTCCACCGATCATCAAAAATTTAATTTCACAATTATCCAATAATTTCATCAAATTCAATTGCAGAGAAAGAAAATCAGAAAGTTCCCGGAGCAACACCACGCGCACAAACGCGCGGCTGGCCGGAGAAAAAGGAAACAAAAAAAAATACCGGGAAATACAGAGGAGATAACAGAGATATACACACGCACATTATACATACACACACAGTAACCACACACGCCAGGCGACTCCTAACAGGAAATACCATGAGGGGCGGCGATCAGCAACAAAGAGAACGACACAACACATAGCAGTATACACAACAAACACATATATATCTTGGCATAGAGGCCATACCGGAGTTTCACCGAACTCACCAGAACAAGGGCGGTGACGGGGGTAAAGTATCAGTGACGGAATCCG
This genomic interval from Apium graveolens cultivar Ventura chromosome 8, ASM990537v1, whole genome shotgun sequence contains the following:
- the LOC141678366 gene encoding FRIGIDA-like protein 4a isoform X1; this encodes MASIADPGELTQAPPPSFDDFQRQTSLMTSCTLLWKELSDHFTALENDLKMKSEAIKSKLDKLDSETSLSLKNLESRELSLVKSMSVAFETVEKRKAAALSLDDDDGESSDDVAVVDDSEGLLLRLRRFCTRMDSLGFWKFITTRKKELDSIRAKIPVALADCIDPARFVLETISGVFPEDKRENKSERLNDLGWACVMVLESLIPVVVDPILGDKRMLVTPKVKENAGKIAEEWKKSLEQRGGIENVKTPDVHTFLQHLVTFGIVKNEDLDLYRKLVVGSAWRKQMPKLAVSLGLGQKMPDMIEELISRGQQVDAVHFTYEVGLVDRFPPVPLLKAFLKDAKKAATSILEDPNNSGRAAQLAARKEQSALRAVVKCIEEYKLEAEFPSESLKKRLEQLEKVKTEKKRPAAVPANKRTRTNNGGPMPPAKAGRLTNAYVSSFPAPPTFVRSPSHTQYPATGVPQYQVAPPMYGHGSRSPPASHYVYSPEAASPPLAASYPGVPMSYPAYGGYGNGMAPLYQQAYYR
- the LOC141678366 gene encoding FRIGIDA-like protein 4a isoform X2; amino-acid sequence: MASIADPGELTQAPPPSFDDFQRQTSLMTSCTLLWKELSDHFTALENDLKMKSEAIKSKLDKLDSETSLSLKNLESRELSLVKSMSVAFETVEKRKAAALSLDDDDGESSDDVAVVDDSEGLLLRLRRFCTRMDSLGFWKFITTRKKELDSIRAKIPVALADCIDPARFVLETISGVFPEDKRENKSERLNDLGWACVMVLESLIPVVVDPILGDKRMLVTPKVKENAGKIAEEWKKSLEQRGGIENVKTPDVHTFLQHLVTFGIVKNEDLDLYRKLVVGSAWRKQMPKLAVSLGLGQKMPDMIEELISRGQQVDAVHFTYEVGLVDRFPPVPLLKAFLKDAKKAATSILEDPNNSGRAALAARKEQSALRAVVKCIEEYKLEAEFPSESLKKRLEQLEKVKTEKKRPAAVPANKRTRTNNGGPMPPAKAGRLTNAYVSSFPAPPTFVRSPSHTQYPATGVPQYQVAPPMYGHGSRSPPASHYVYSPEAASPPLAASYPGVPMSYPAYGGYGNGMAPLYQQAYYR